A section of the Drosophila subobscura isolate 14011-0131.10 chromosome A, UCBerk_Dsub_1.0, whole genome shotgun sequence genome encodes:
- the LOC117902026 gene encoding dynamin isoform X4, with translation MDNLIPIVNKLQDAFTSLGVHMQLDLPQIAVVGGQSAGKSSVLENFVGKDFLPRGSGIVTRRPLILQLIHGVTEYGEFLHCKGKKFANFDEIRKEIEDETDRVTGSNKGISNIPINLRVYSPHVLNLTLIDLPGLTKVAIGDQPVDIEQQIKQMIFQFIRKETCLILAVTPANTDLANSDALKLAKEVDPQGVRTIGVITKLDLMDEGTDARDILENKLLPLRRGYIGVVNRSQKDIEGRKDIHQALAAERKFFLSHASYRHMADRLGTPYLQRVLNQQLTNHIRDTLPGLRDKLQKQMLTLEKEVEEFKHFQPGDASIKTKAMLQMIQQLQSDFERTIEGSGSALVNTNELSGGAKINRIFHERLRFEIVKMACDEKELRREISFAIRNIHGIRVGLFTPDMAFEAIVKRQIALLKEPVIKCVDLVVQELSVVVRMCTAKMGRYPRLREETERIITTHVRQREHSCKEQILLLIDFELAYMNTNHEDFIGFANAQNKSENANKTGTRQLGNQVIRKGHMVIQNLGIMKGGSRPYWFVLTSESISWYKDEDEKEKKFMLPLDGLKLRDIEQGFMSMSRRVTFALFSPDGRNVYKDYKQLELSCETVEDVESWKASFLRAGVYPEKQETQENGDEEGQEQKSTSEESSTDPQLERQVETIRNLVDSYMKIVTKTTRDMVPKAIMMLIINNAKDFINGELLAHLYASGDQAQMMEESAESATRREEMLRMYRACKDALQIIGDVSMATVSSPLPPPVKNDWLPSGLDNPRLSPPSPGGPRKPAPTAQGSLGGRNPPLPPATGRPAPAIPNRPGGGAPPLPGGRPGGALPPPMLPSRPVMNAPPKLPDRPSYYGNTTNGRQY, from the exons ATGGACAACTTGATACCTATTGTTAACAAGCTTCAAGATGCGTTCACATCGCTCGGCGTTCACATGCAATTGGATTTGCCGCAGATTGCCGTTGTTGGTGGTCAATCGGCAGGAAAGAGTTCCGTGCTGGAAAACTTCGTGGGCAA AGATTTTTTACCTCGCGGATCCGGTATTGTCACTCGTCGGCCTTTGATTTTACAACTGATCCACGGAGTTACCG AATATGGAGAATTTCTCCATTGCAAGGGGAAAAAGTTTGCGAATTTTGATGAGATCAGAAAGGAAATCGAGGATGAAACGGATCGTGTTACTGGTAGTAACAAAGGCATCTCAAACATTCCCATTAATTTGCGCGTTTATTCGCCTCACGTACTCAACCTAACACTGATTGATTTGCCAGGTTTAACCAAAGTTGCAATTGGTGACCAACCTGTGGACATTGAGCAGCAAATTAAGCAGATGATATTCCAGTTTATTCGCAAAGAGACATGTCTTATACTGGCCGTGACACCAGCTAACACCGATCTGGCTAACTCAGATGCTCTCAAGCTGGCCAAAGAGGTGGATCCACAGGGTGTGCGGACCATTGGTGTGATAACAAAACTAGATCTCATGGACGAAGGGACAGATGCGCGCGACATCCTCGAAAATAAGCTGCTTCCCCTGCGGCGCGGCTATATTGGTGTTGTCAATCGTTCACAGAAGGATATAGAGGGGCGTAAAGACATTCACCAAGCGTTGGCCGCTGAGCGCAAGTTCTTCTTAAGCCACGCTTCATATCGTCACATGGCTGATCGACTAGGCACTCCATACTTACAGCGAGTTCTTAATCAGCAGCTCACCAATCATATACGCGACACATTACCTGGATTGCGTGATAAATTGCAGAAGCAGATGCTAACCTTGGAGAAGGAGGTCGAGGAGTTCAAGCACTTCCAACCAGGCGATGCCAGCATTAAGACAAAGGCTATGCTCCA GATGATACAGCAGCTTCAGTCTGACTTCGAACGGACTATTGAAGGCAGTGGATCGGCTTTGGTCAATACAAACGAGCTCTCTGGTGGTGCCAAGATCAATCGCATCTTTCACGAGCG TCTACGCTTCGAGATTGTTAAGATGGCCTGTGACGAAAAAGAATTGCGGCGAGAGATTTCATTCGCCATTCGCAATATTCACGGTATTCGCGTCGGTCTCTTCACCCCGGACATGGCTTTTGAGGCTATTGTGAAGCGACAAATAGCACTCCTAAAGGAACCGGTAATCAAGTGCGTAGATCTCGTTGTTCAAGAACTTTCAGTTGTTGTGCGCATGTGCACCGCTAAG ATGGGTCGGTACCCACGCTTGCGTGAGGAAACGGAACGCATTATTACGACACACGTACGTCAACGCGAGCATAGTTGCAAAGAGCAAATTCTCCTTCTAATCGATTTTGAGCTGGCTTACATGAATACTAATCACGAGGACTTTATTGGTTTTGCTAA TGCTCAGAATAAATCTGAGAACGCAAATAAAACAGGCACTCGTCAGCTTGGCAATCAAGTTATTAGAAAGGGCCACATGGTGATACAGAACCTTGGCATAATGAAAG GCGGTTCGCGTCCTTACTGGTTTGTGTTAACATCTGAGAGCATCTCCTGGTACAAAGATGAggatgaaaaagaaaagaaattcaTGTTGCCATTGGATGGTTTAAAATTGCGCGATATTGAACAGGGCTTTATGTCAATGTCTAGACGTGTTACCTTTGCTTTATTCAGTCCTGACGGGCGCAATGTTTATAAG GACTATAAACAACTGGAACTTTCCTGCGAAACGGTCGAAGACGTGGAGTCGTGGAAGGCTTCTTTTTTGAGAGCTGGTGTCTATCCCGAGAAACAAGAGACCCAGGAGAATGGGGACGAg GAAGGACAAGAG CAAAAA TCTACCAGTGAGGAAAGCTCCACCGATCCCCAGTTGGAACGTCAGGTCGAAACCATACGCAATCTAGTTGACTCGTATATGAAGATCGTTACAAAGACAACGCGGGATATGGTGCCCAAGGCAATTATGATGCTCATCATAAATAATGCCAAGGACTTTATCAACGGAGAGCTTTTGGCTCATCTTTATGCGTCTGGTGATCAG GCACAAATGATGGAAGAGTCAGCTGAGTCAGCAACAAGACGAGAGGAAATGTTGCGCATGTATCGTGCCTGTAAAGATGCCTTGCAAATTATAG GGGACGTGTCCATGGCAACTGTGTCATCGCCATTGCCGCCCCCGGTTAAAAATGATTGGTTGCCAAGTGGATTGGATAATCCACGTCTGTCCCCACCAAGTCCGGGTGGTCCCCGTAAGCCAGCACCCACCGCACAG GGCTCATTGGGTGGGCGGAATCCCCCATTACCACCGGCAACTGGACGCCCAGCGCCAGCTATTCCCAATCGCCCAGGAGGTGGTGCACCACCACTACCTGGTGGTCGACCAGGAGGCGCACTCCCTCCTCCAATGCTACCTTC
- the LOC117902026 gene encoding dynamin isoform X1 gives MDNLIPIVNKLQDAFTSLGVHMQLDLPQIAVVGGQSAGKSSVLENFVGKDFLPRGSGIVTRRPLILQLIHGVTEYGEFLHCKGKKFANFDEIRKEIEDETDRVTGSNKGISNIPINLRVYSPHVLNLTLIDLPGLTKVAIGDQPVDIEQQIKQMIFQFIRKETCLILAVTPANTDLANSDALKLAKEVDPQGVRTIGVITKLDLMDEGTDARDILENKLLPLRRGYIGVVNRSQKDIEGRKDIHQALAAERKFFLSHASYRHMADRLGTPYLQRVLNQQLTNHIRDTLPGLRDKLQKQMLTLEKEVEEFKHFQPGDASIKTKAMLQMIQQLQSDFERTIEGSGSALVNTNELSGGAKINRIFHERLRFEIVKMACDEKELRREISFAIRNIHGIRVGLFTPDMAFEAIVKRQIALLKEPVIKCVDLVVQELSVVVRMCTAKMGRYPRLREETERIITTHVRQREHSCKEQILLLIDFELAYMNTNHEDFIGFANAQNKSENANKTGTRQLGNQVIRKGHMVIQNLGIMKGGSRPYWFVLTSESISWYKDEDEKEKKFMLPLDGLKLRDIEQGFMSMSRRVTFALFSPDGRNVYKDYKQLELSCETVEDVESWKASFLRAGVYPEKQETQENGDEEGQEQKSTSEESSTDPQLERQVETIRNLVDSYMKIVTKTTRDMVPKAIMMLIINNAKDFINGELLAHLYASGDQAQMMEESAESATRREEMLRMYRACKDALQIIGDVSMATVSSPLPPPVKNDWLPSGLDNPRLSPPSPGGPRKPAPTAQGSLGGRNPPLPPATGRPAPAIPNRPGGGAPPLPGGRPGGALPPPMLPSRVTGAVGGAITQQAGANRYVPEHMRGQVNQAVGQAAINELSNVFSSRFK, from the exons ATGGACAACTTGATACCTATTGTTAACAAGCTTCAAGATGCGTTCACATCGCTCGGCGTTCACATGCAATTGGATTTGCCGCAGATTGCCGTTGTTGGTGGTCAATCGGCAGGAAAGAGTTCCGTGCTGGAAAACTTCGTGGGCAA AGATTTTTTACCTCGCGGATCCGGTATTGTCACTCGTCGGCCTTTGATTTTACAACTGATCCACGGAGTTACCG AATATGGAGAATTTCTCCATTGCAAGGGGAAAAAGTTTGCGAATTTTGATGAGATCAGAAAGGAAATCGAGGATGAAACGGATCGTGTTACTGGTAGTAACAAAGGCATCTCAAACATTCCCATTAATTTGCGCGTTTATTCGCCTCACGTACTCAACCTAACACTGATTGATTTGCCAGGTTTAACCAAAGTTGCAATTGGTGACCAACCTGTGGACATTGAGCAGCAAATTAAGCAGATGATATTCCAGTTTATTCGCAAAGAGACATGTCTTATACTGGCCGTGACACCAGCTAACACCGATCTGGCTAACTCAGATGCTCTCAAGCTGGCCAAAGAGGTGGATCCACAGGGTGTGCGGACCATTGGTGTGATAACAAAACTAGATCTCATGGACGAAGGGACAGATGCGCGCGACATCCTCGAAAATAAGCTGCTTCCCCTGCGGCGCGGCTATATTGGTGTTGTCAATCGTTCACAGAAGGATATAGAGGGGCGTAAAGACATTCACCAAGCGTTGGCCGCTGAGCGCAAGTTCTTCTTAAGCCACGCTTCATATCGTCACATGGCTGATCGACTAGGCACTCCATACTTACAGCGAGTTCTTAATCAGCAGCTCACCAATCATATACGCGACACATTACCTGGATTGCGTGATAAATTGCAGAAGCAGATGCTAACCTTGGAGAAGGAGGTCGAGGAGTTCAAGCACTTCCAACCAGGCGATGCCAGCATTAAGACAAAGGCTATGCTCCA GATGATACAGCAGCTTCAGTCTGACTTCGAACGGACTATTGAAGGCAGTGGATCGGCTTTGGTCAATACAAACGAGCTCTCTGGTGGTGCCAAGATCAATCGCATCTTTCACGAGCG TCTACGCTTCGAGATTGTTAAGATGGCCTGTGACGAAAAAGAATTGCGGCGAGAGATTTCATTCGCCATTCGCAATATTCACGGTATTCGCGTCGGTCTCTTCACCCCGGACATGGCTTTTGAGGCTATTGTGAAGCGACAAATAGCACTCCTAAAGGAACCGGTAATCAAGTGCGTAGATCTCGTTGTTCAAGAACTTTCAGTTGTTGTGCGCATGTGCACCGCTAAG ATGGGTCGGTACCCACGCTTGCGTGAGGAAACGGAACGCATTATTACGACACACGTACGTCAACGCGAGCATAGTTGCAAAGAGCAAATTCTCCTTCTAATCGATTTTGAGCTGGCTTACATGAATACTAATCACGAGGACTTTATTGGTTTTGCTAA TGCTCAGAATAAATCTGAGAACGCAAATAAAACAGGCACTCGTCAGCTTGGCAATCAAGTTATTAGAAAGGGCCACATGGTGATACAGAACCTTGGCATAATGAAAG GCGGTTCGCGTCCTTACTGGTTTGTGTTAACATCTGAGAGCATCTCCTGGTACAAAGATGAggatgaaaaagaaaagaaattcaTGTTGCCATTGGATGGTTTAAAATTGCGCGATATTGAACAGGGCTTTATGTCAATGTCTAGACGTGTTACCTTTGCTTTATTCAGTCCTGACGGGCGCAATGTTTATAAG GACTATAAACAACTGGAACTTTCCTGCGAAACGGTCGAAGACGTGGAGTCGTGGAAGGCTTCTTTTTTGAGAGCTGGTGTCTATCCCGAGAAACAAGAGACCCAGGAGAATGGGGACGAg GAAGGACAAGAG CAAAAA TCTACCAGTGAGGAAAGCTCCACCGATCCCCAGTTGGAACGTCAGGTCGAAACCATACGCAATCTAGTTGACTCGTATATGAAGATCGTTACAAAGACAACGCGGGATATGGTGCCCAAGGCAATTATGATGCTCATCATAAATAATGCCAAGGACTTTATCAACGGAGAGCTTTTGGCTCATCTTTATGCGTCTGGTGATCAG GCACAAATGATGGAAGAGTCAGCTGAGTCAGCAACAAGACGAGAGGAAATGTTGCGCATGTATCGTGCCTGTAAAGATGCCTTGCAAATTATAG GGGACGTGTCCATGGCAACTGTGTCATCGCCATTGCCGCCCCCGGTTAAAAATGATTGGTTGCCAAGTGGATTGGATAATCCACGTCTGTCCCCACCAAGTCCGGGTGGTCCCCGTAAGCCAGCACCCACCGCACAG GGCTCATTGGGTGGGCGGAATCCCCCATTACCACCGGCAACTGGACGCCCAGCGCCAGCTATTCCCAATCGCCCAGGAGGTGGTGCACCACCACTACCTGGTGGTCGACCAGGAGGCGCACTCCCTCCTCCAATGCTACCTTC
- the LOC117902026 gene encoding dynamin isoform X5: MDNLIPIVNKLQDAFTSLGVHMQLDLPQIAVVGGQSAGKSSVLENFVGKDFLPRGSGIVTRRPLILQLIHGVTEYGEFLHCKGKKFANFDEIRKEIEDETDRVTGSNKGISNIPINLRVYSPHVLNLTLIDLPGLTKVAIGDQPVDIEQQIKQMIFQFIRKETCLILAVTPANTDLANSDALKLAKEVDPQGVRTIGVITKLDLMDEGTDARDILENKLLPLRRGYIGVVNRSQKDIEGRKDIHQALAAERKFFLSHASYRHMADRLGTPYLQRVLNQQLTNHIRDTLPGLRDKLQKQMLTLEKEVEEFKHFQPGDASIKTKAMLQMIQQLQSDFERTIEGSGSALVNTNELSGGAKINRIFHERLRFEIVKMACDEKELRREISFAIRNIHGIRVGLFTPDMAFEAIVKRQIALLKEPVIKCVDLVVQELSVVVRMCTAKMGRYPRLREETERIITTHVRQREHSCKEQILLLIDFELAYMNTNHEDFIGFANAQNKSENANKTGTRQLGNQVIRKGHMVIQNLGIMKGGSRPYWFVLTSESISWYKDEDEKEKKFMLPLDGLKLRDIEQGFMSMSRRVTFALFSPDGRNVYKDYKQLELSCETVEDVESWKASFLRAGVYPEKQETQENGDEEGQEQKSTSEESSTDPQLERQVETIRNLVDSYMKIVTKTTRDMVPKAIMMLIINNAKDFINGELLAHLYASGDQAQMMEESAESATRREEMLRMYRACKDALQIIGDVSMATVSSPLPPPVKNDWLPSGLDNPRLSPPSPGGPRKPAPTAQGSLGGRNPPLPPATGRPAPAIPNRPGGGAPPLPGGRPGGALPPPMLPSRR, encoded by the exons ATGGACAACTTGATACCTATTGTTAACAAGCTTCAAGATGCGTTCACATCGCTCGGCGTTCACATGCAATTGGATTTGCCGCAGATTGCCGTTGTTGGTGGTCAATCGGCAGGAAAGAGTTCCGTGCTGGAAAACTTCGTGGGCAA AGATTTTTTACCTCGCGGATCCGGTATTGTCACTCGTCGGCCTTTGATTTTACAACTGATCCACGGAGTTACCG AATATGGAGAATTTCTCCATTGCAAGGGGAAAAAGTTTGCGAATTTTGATGAGATCAGAAAGGAAATCGAGGATGAAACGGATCGTGTTACTGGTAGTAACAAAGGCATCTCAAACATTCCCATTAATTTGCGCGTTTATTCGCCTCACGTACTCAACCTAACACTGATTGATTTGCCAGGTTTAACCAAAGTTGCAATTGGTGACCAACCTGTGGACATTGAGCAGCAAATTAAGCAGATGATATTCCAGTTTATTCGCAAAGAGACATGTCTTATACTGGCCGTGACACCAGCTAACACCGATCTGGCTAACTCAGATGCTCTCAAGCTGGCCAAAGAGGTGGATCCACAGGGTGTGCGGACCATTGGTGTGATAACAAAACTAGATCTCATGGACGAAGGGACAGATGCGCGCGACATCCTCGAAAATAAGCTGCTTCCCCTGCGGCGCGGCTATATTGGTGTTGTCAATCGTTCACAGAAGGATATAGAGGGGCGTAAAGACATTCACCAAGCGTTGGCCGCTGAGCGCAAGTTCTTCTTAAGCCACGCTTCATATCGTCACATGGCTGATCGACTAGGCACTCCATACTTACAGCGAGTTCTTAATCAGCAGCTCACCAATCATATACGCGACACATTACCTGGATTGCGTGATAAATTGCAGAAGCAGATGCTAACCTTGGAGAAGGAGGTCGAGGAGTTCAAGCACTTCCAACCAGGCGATGCCAGCATTAAGACAAAGGCTATGCTCCA GATGATACAGCAGCTTCAGTCTGACTTCGAACGGACTATTGAAGGCAGTGGATCGGCTTTGGTCAATACAAACGAGCTCTCTGGTGGTGCCAAGATCAATCGCATCTTTCACGAGCG TCTACGCTTCGAGATTGTTAAGATGGCCTGTGACGAAAAAGAATTGCGGCGAGAGATTTCATTCGCCATTCGCAATATTCACGGTATTCGCGTCGGTCTCTTCACCCCGGACATGGCTTTTGAGGCTATTGTGAAGCGACAAATAGCACTCCTAAAGGAACCGGTAATCAAGTGCGTAGATCTCGTTGTTCAAGAACTTTCAGTTGTTGTGCGCATGTGCACCGCTAAG ATGGGTCGGTACCCACGCTTGCGTGAGGAAACGGAACGCATTATTACGACACACGTACGTCAACGCGAGCATAGTTGCAAAGAGCAAATTCTCCTTCTAATCGATTTTGAGCTGGCTTACATGAATACTAATCACGAGGACTTTATTGGTTTTGCTAA TGCTCAGAATAAATCTGAGAACGCAAATAAAACAGGCACTCGTCAGCTTGGCAATCAAGTTATTAGAAAGGGCCACATGGTGATACAGAACCTTGGCATAATGAAAG GCGGTTCGCGTCCTTACTGGTTTGTGTTAACATCTGAGAGCATCTCCTGGTACAAAGATGAggatgaaaaagaaaagaaattcaTGTTGCCATTGGATGGTTTAAAATTGCGCGATATTGAACAGGGCTTTATGTCAATGTCTAGACGTGTTACCTTTGCTTTATTCAGTCCTGACGGGCGCAATGTTTATAAG GACTATAAACAACTGGAACTTTCCTGCGAAACGGTCGAAGACGTGGAGTCGTGGAAGGCTTCTTTTTTGAGAGCTGGTGTCTATCCCGAGAAACAAGAGACCCAGGAGAATGGGGACGAg GAAGGACAAGAG CAAAAA TCTACCAGTGAGGAAAGCTCCACCGATCCCCAGTTGGAACGTCAGGTCGAAACCATACGCAATCTAGTTGACTCGTATATGAAGATCGTTACAAAGACAACGCGGGATATGGTGCCCAAGGCAATTATGATGCTCATCATAAATAATGCCAAGGACTTTATCAACGGAGAGCTTTTGGCTCATCTTTATGCGTCTGGTGATCAG GCACAAATGATGGAAGAGTCAGCTGAGTCAGCAACAAGACGAGAGGAAATGTTGCGCATGTATCGTGCCTGTAAAGATGCCTTGCAAATTATAG GGGACGTGTCCATGGCAACTGTGTCATCGCCATTGCCGCCCCCGGTTAAAAATGATTGGTTGCCAAGTGGATTGGATAATCCACGTCTGTCCCCACCAAGTCCGGGTGGTCCCCGTAAGCCAGCACCCACCGCACAG GGCTCATTGGGTGGGCGGAATCCCCCATTACCACCGGCAACTGGACGCCCAGCGCCAGCTATTCCCAATCGCCCAGGAGGTGGTGCACCACCACTACCTGGTGGTCGACCAGGAGGCGCACTCCCTCCTCCAATGCTACCTTC ACGTCGCTAA
- the LOC117902026 gene encoding dynamin isoform X2: MDNLIPIVNKLQDAFTSLGVHMQLDLPQIAVVGGQSAGKSSVLENFVGKDFLPRGSGIVTRRPLILQLIHGVTEYGEFLHCKGKKFANFDEIRKEIEDETDRVTGSNKGISNIPINLRVYSPHVLNLTLIDLPGLTKVAIGDQPVDIEQQIKQMIFQFIRKETCLILAVTPANTDLANSDALKLAKEVDPQGVRTIGVITKLDLMDEGTDARDILENKLLPLRRGYIGVVNRSQKDIEGRKDIHQALAAERKFFLSHASYRHMADRLGTPYLQRVLNQQLTNHIRDTLPGLRDKLQKQMLTLEKEVEEFKHFQPGDASIKTKAMLQMIQQLQSDFERTIEGSGSALVNTNELSGGAKINRIFHERLRFEIVKMACDEKELRREISFAIRNIHGIRVGLFTPDMAFEAIVKRQIALLKEPVIKCVDLVVQELSVVVRMCTAKMGRYPRLREETERIITTHVRQREHSCKEQILLLIDFELAYMNTNHEDFIGFANAQNKSENANKTGTRQLGNQVIRKGHMVIQNLGIMKGGSRPYWFVLTSESISWYKDEDEKEKKFMLPLDGLKLRDIEQGFMSMSRRVTFALFSPDGRNVYKDYKQLELSCETVEDVESWKASFLRAGVYPEKQETQENGDEEGQESTSEESSTDPQLERQVETIRNLVDSYMKIVTKTTRDMVPKAIMMLIINNAKDFINGELLAHLYASGDQAQMMEESAESATRREEMLRMYRACKDALQIIGDVSMATVSSPLPPPVKNDWLPSGLDNPRLSPPSPGGPRKPAPTAQGSLGGRNPPLPPATGRPAPAIPNRPGGGAPPLPGGRPGGALPPPMLPSRVTGAVGGAITQQAGANRYVPEHMRGQVNQAVGQAAINELSNVFSSRFK, encoded by the exons ATGGACAACTTGATACCTATTGTTAACAAGCTTCAAGATGCGTTCACATCGCTCGGCGTTCACATGCAATTGGATTTGCCGCAGATTGCCGTTGTTGGTGGTCAATCGGCAGGAAAGAGTTCCGTGCTGGAAAACTTCGTGGGCAA AGATTTTTTACCTCGCGGATCCGGTATTGTCACTCGTCGGCCTTTGATTTTACAACTGATCCACGGAGTTACCG AATATGGAGAATTTCTCCATTGCAAGGGGAAAAAGTTTGCGAATTTTGATGAGATCAGAAAGGAAATCGAGGATGAAACGGATCGTGTTACTGGTAGTAACAAAGGCATCTCAAACATTCCCATTAATTTGCGCGTTTATTCGCCTCACGTACTCAACCTAACACTGATTGATTTGCCAGGTTTAACCAAAGTTGCAATTGGTGACCAACCTGTGGACATTGAGCAGCAAATTAAGCAGATGATATTCCAGTTTATTCGCAAAGAGACATGTCTTATACTGGCCGTGACACCAGCTAACACCGATCTGGCTAACTCAGATGCTCTCAAGCTGGCCAAAGAGGTGGATCCACAGGGTGTGCGGACCATTGGTGTGATAACAAAACTAGATCTCATGGACGAAGGGACAGATGCGCGCGACATCCTCGAAAATAAGCTGCTTCCCCTGCGGCGCGGCTATATTGGTGTTGTCAATCGTTCACAGAAGGATATAGAGGGGCGTAAAGACATTCACCAAGCGTTGGCCGCTGAGCGCAAGTTCTTCTTAAGCCACGCTTCATATCGTCACATGGCTGATCGACTAGGCACTCCATACTTACAGCGAGTTCTTAATCAGCAGCTCACCAATCATATACGCGACACATTACCTGGATTGCGTGATAAATTGCAGAAGCAGATGCTAACCTTGGAGAAGGAGGTCGAGGAGTTCAAGCACTTCCAACCAGGCGATGCCAGCATTAAGACAAAGGCTATGCTCCA GATGATACAGCAGCTTCAGTCTGACTTCGAACGGACTATTGAAGGCAGTGGATCGGCTTTGGTCAATACAAACGAGCTCTCTGGTGGTGCCAAGATCAATCGCATCTTTCACGAGCG TCTACGCTTCGAGATTGTTAAGATGGCCTGTGACGAAAAAGAATTGCGGCGAGAGATTTCATTCGCCATTCGCAATATTCACGGTATTCGCGTCGGTCTCTTCACCCCGGACATGGCTTTTGAGGCTATTGTGAAGCGACAAATAGCACTCCTAAAGGAACCGGTAATCAAGTGCGTAGATCTCGTTGTTCAAGAACTTTCAGTTGTTGTGCGCATGTGCACCGCTAAG ATGGGTCGGTACCCACGCTTGCGTGAGGAAACGGAACGCATTATTACGACACACGTACGTCAACGCGAGCATAGTTGCAAAGAGCAAATTCTCCTTCTAATCGATTTTGAGCTGGCTTACATGAATACTAATCACGAGGACTTTATTGGTTTTGCTAA TGCTCAGAATAAATCTGAGAACGCAAATAAAACAGGCACTCGTCAGCTTGGCAATCAAGTTATTAGAAAGGGCCACATGGTGATACAGAACCTTGGCATAATGAAAG GCGGTTCGCGTCCTTACTGGTTTGTGTTAACATCTGAGAGCATCTCCTGGTACAAAGATGAggatgaaaaagaaaagaaattcaTGTTGCCATTGGATGGTTTAAAATTGCGCGATATTGAACAGGGCTTTATGTCAATGTCTAGACGTGTTACCTTTGCTTTATTCAGTCCTGACGGGCGCAATGTTTATAAG GACTATAAACAACTGGAACTTTCCTGCGAAACGGTCGAAGACGTGGAGTCGTGGAAGGCTTCTTTTTTGAGAGCTGGTGTCTATCCCGAGAAACAAGAGACCCAGGAGAATGGGGACGAg GAAGGACAAGAG TCTACCAGTGAGGAAAGCTCCACCGATCCCCAGTTGGAACGTCAGGTCGAAACCATACGCAATCTAGTTGACTCGTATATGAAGATCGTTACAAAGACAACGCGGGATATGGTGCCCAAGGCAATTATGATGCTCATCATAAATAATGCCAAGGACTTTATCAACGGAGAGCTTTTGGCTCATCTTTATGCGTCTGGTGATCAG GCACAAATGATGGAAGAGTCAGCTGAGTCAGCAACAAGACGAGAGGAAATGTTGCGCATGTATCGTGCCTGTAAAGATGCCTTGCAAATTATAG GGGACGTGTCCATGGCAACTGTGTCATCGCCATTGCCGCCCCCGGTTAAAAATGATTGGTTGCCAAGTGGATTGGATAATCCACGTCTGTCCCCACCAAGTCCGGGTGGTCCCCGTAAGCCAGCACCCACCGCACAG GGCTCATTGGGTGGGCGGAATCCCCCATTACCACCGGCAACTGGACGCCCAGCGCCAGCTATTCCCAATCGCCCAGGAGGTGGTGCACCACCACTACCTGGTGGTCGACCAGGAGGCGCACTCCCTCCTCCAATGCTACCTTC